DNA from Intestinimonas massiliensis (ex Afouda et al. 2020):
AGCCTCACTGCCGACCGGGTGGAGATCCCGGGGATCTTTGTGGATGCAGTGGTGGTCTCCCCCGACCCCATCGAGGAGCACCGTCAGACCAAGGCTTATTTTTACGACCCCAGCATGTCCGGTCATATCAACGTCCCCGTGGACTCCATCCCGCCCCTGCCCCTGGACGTGCGCAAAGTCCTGGCCCGCCGGGCCGCCATGGAACTGACTCCCCATGCCGTCATCAATCTGGGGATCGGTGTGCCCGAGGGTGTGGCGGTGGTGGCTGCCGAGGAGGGCTTTGGCGATCAGCTCACCATGACCACCGAAAGCGGCGTGATGGGAGGCATCCCTTGCGGCGGCGGCGCCTTCGGCGCCGGGCAGAACGCCCTGGGCATCCTGGACATGCGCACGATGTTCGATTTCTATGACGGCGGCGGCCTGGACATGACCGTTCTGGGGTTGGCCGAGGTCAACGCCAAGGGCGACATCAACGTGGGGCGTTTCGGTCCCAAAACACCGGGCTGCGGCGGCTTCATCAACATTTCCCAAAATACCGGCAAGGTGGTTTTCTGCGGCTCCTTTACCTCCGGCGGTCTGGAGCTGGAGATTGGAAATGGTGCGCTTCACATCATCAGGGAGGGACGCAACCGCAAATTTGTGGAGAACGTCCAGCAGGTGACCTACAGCGGCGAATACGGAGCCTCCATCGGCCAGGAGGTGCTCTATGTCACCGAACGGGCGGTCTTCCGGCTCACCCGGGCTGGCATCGTTCTGACGGAGATCGCCCCCGGGGTGGACCTGCAAAAGGATGTGCTGGACCAGATGGGTTTTCTTCCCATCCTGTCCAAGGACTTAAAGCAGATGGACCCCCGGGTCTTTCAGGCGGAGAAGATGGGCCTCACCATCTGAAAGCCTTCCGGAGCCATTGGCTCCTAACCTTCACCAACGATGTTTGGAGGAACGCTATGCGAGAAGTTGTCATTGTCAGCGCCTGCCGTACTCCCATCGGCGAATTTAACGGGGCCTTTGCCTCCCTGTCCGCCCGTGACCTGGCCATCGCCGCCGGAAAGGAGGCCATCCGCCGGGCCGGTTTGGCCCCATCCCAGGTGGACGAGATCGCCATGGGTCAGCTCTACACCGCCATGCAGGGCTCTCTGCCCGCCCGGCAGGTGAGTATGCGCATCGGGCTGCCCGCCCGCAGCAACGCCGTCAGCGTAAACCAGAACTGCGCCTCCGGGATGCGGGCCCTGGAGATCGTCTGTAATGATGTGGCGCTGGGTAAGACCGACATTGGTCTGGCTGTGGGTGTGGAGAGCATGACCAACGCCCCCTATCTGCTCCCCAAGGCCCGGAATGGCTACCGGATGGGTCACGGCCAGA
Protein-coding regions in this window:
- a CDS encoding acyl CoA:acetate/3-ketoacid CoA transferase translates to MSKIVSMDTALDLIRDGAVVGTSGFMIAGTPESVFRAMGERYAQTGHPRDLTCVFCASQGNAEGQGYDHLAQDGMIAKIIGGHFGLTPKLGKYMAENKCQAYNYPLGVVAGIFRAAIQQRPGELTKVGLKTFVDPRLEGGKINAVTTEDLVKVVEFEGEEWLWYPTPKFDVAIIRGTTGDEDGNITIEHEPVNLEMRTIAMAVKACGGKVIVQVKNAVRAGSLTADRVEIPGIFVDAVVVSPDPIEEHRQTKAYFYDPSMSGHINVPVDSIPPLPLDVRKVLARRAAMELTPHAVINLGIGVPEGVAVVAAEEGFGDQLTMTTESGVMGGIPCGGGAFGAGQNALGILDMRTMFDFYDGGGLDMTVLGLAEVNAKGDINVGRFGPKTPGCGGFINISQNTGKVVFCGSFTSGGLELEIGNGALHIIREGRNRKFVENVQQVTYSGEYGASIGQEVLYVTERAVFRLTRAGIVLTEIAPGVDLQKDVLDQMGFLPILSKDLKQMDPRVFQAEKMGLTI